From the genome of Leptodactylus fuscus isolate aLepFus1 chromosome 1, aLepFus1.hap2, whole genome shotgun sequence, one region includes:
- the LOC142196091 gene encoding protein S100-P-like — MTELETAIALLIDVFDKYSCTEGKKDTLTKGELKTLMEKELPGFMGKAKGKDDCDQLMKDLDENGDDEVDFKEFIIFVSVLTCLAHSRCPSKPKK, encoded by the exons ATGACTGAGCTGGAGACCGCCATTGCTTTACTCATTGATGTTTTTGACAAATATTCCTGTACCGAGGGCAAGAAGGACACTCTAACCAAAGGGGAACTGAAGACTCTGATGGAGAAGGAGCTACCTGGATTCATGGGG AAAGCAAAAGGCAAAGACGATTGTGACCAACTCATGAAGGATCTGGATGAAAATGGAGATGATGAAGTGGATTTTAAGGAATTTATTATCTTCGTTAGTGTGCTCACCTGTCTGGCACATTCCAGATGTCCAAGCAagccaaaaaaataa